A window of Acidimicrobiales bacterium genomic DNA:
CCTGATCAGTGCATTCGTGTCCTTCGGGAAGCACGAGCCCCCCCAGCCGGGACCGGGGGAAAGGTGGTCTGCCCCGATCCGGCGGTCGTAGCTCATCCCCCTGATGACGTCGACTGCATCGGCTCCGACCGCGCCGCAGAGGTTGGCAATTGCATTCACAAAAGACACCTTCGCGGCGAGGAACGCGTTGCACGCGTACTTGATTGTCTCGGAGGACGCCGCATCGGTGATAAGGATCGGGGCGGCGAGCGGCTCGTACAGAGTTGCCACCCGTTCCGCGGCCGCCCGGTCGTCACTGCCGATCACCACCCTGTCGGGGTTCAGCCAGTCGTGAACCGCGCGGCCTTCGCGCAGAAACTCGGGGTTGGAGACGACGGCCGTATCGGGCCGATTAAGCGCTGCCACGACGACGCCCACCGAACCCACCGGCACGGTCGACTTGGTGACCACCACCGCCCCAGGTTTGAGCCGCGGCGCGATCGCCTTGGCGGCGTCCTGGACGAAGCTCAGATCCGCGGAGCCGTCCGCTCCCTGCGGGGTCGGCACACACAGGAACACGAAGTCTGCTCCGTCAGCCGCTTGGGTGGTGTCGGTCGTGAACGAGAGCCTCCCGGAGCCGACACCCTCCGCGAGGAGCTCCGGAAGGCCCTCTTCGAGGATCGTCGGCAAGGAGTTGCTAAGCATGTCGACCTTGCGCGGATCGATATCAGAGGCGATAACCCGGTGACCGAGATGCGCCAGGCACACCGCGGTCGTCAGACCGACGTACCCGGTGCCCACAACAGCGATTCTGGCCGGGCTCATGACGCGACGAGTGCCTTCACTGTCCGCTCGAGCGGTTCTCGGTAGTCGGGCAGGAGCGGTATACCGCTTGATCGGAGGGCCGTGTTGTCGAGCACGGAGTTCGGTGGTCTCCTCGCGGGTCGTGGCGGATCGAGCTGGTCGGTCCTGATCGGTTCCACGCGGGAAGCTTCAAGTCCTGCAGCCCGGATCACATCCCGCGCGAACCCGAACCAGGTGGTTGGACCCTGGTTGGTGACGTGGAAGATCCCCGGCAGCTTGGCGACGCCCAGCCTGGCCAGCATGGTCGCCAGGTCCTCGGTGAAGGTCGGGCAGCCACGCTGGTCGTCGACGAAACGCAGCGGGGCTTCGCTGGAGGCTGCAAGCCGAAGGACGGTCTTCAGCATGTTCGAGCCGTTGGCCCCAACCACCCACGAGGTTCGCACGATCGTCGCCCCTGGGAGGAGCCCTTGTATCTCCTGCTCGCCGCCGAGCTTCGACCGTCCGTACATCGAGATCGGATTGGTCCGGTCCCACTCGGTATACGGGGCCGGCGAGGTTCCGTCGAACACGTAGTCGGTCGAGACGGCGACGAGATGCGCCCCGGTCAGCGCGGCGGCCTCGGCCACGTGCCGGCAGCCGAGGGCGTTCACCCGCCACGCCCTGTCGGGATCCGACTCGCAGGCATCGACGGCGGTCCAGGCGGCCGCGTGGATGACGAGTTGAGGGTCCACGGTGGTGACCGCAGAAAGAACCTGGTCCCGGTCGCCAACGTCGATCATCTGATGGGTCGCGGCGATGACCTCGTGGTGTCGCTGGCTCCCGAGCAGCCGGACCAGCTCGGTCCCGAGTTGCCCGCCGGCGCCGGTGACCAGGATCCTCATTCGAGGTGGCTCGCGTTCGCCCCTGTCGGCGACGGCGTCAACTTCAAGGGCTGGAACTTCAAGGGCTGGAACTTCAAGAGCTGGAACTTCAAAGGTTGGGCCGTCAAGGTGCGGTCACGCCCTCGACCCGACCGGAGCGCCGGCGGCCTTGAGCGGCTCCCACCACCACCGGTTGTCGCGGTACCAGGCGAAGGTCTCCTCGAGGGCGTCGTCGAGCTTGCGGGACGGCTCCCAGCCGAGACCCTGGACCTTGGTGATGTCGACCGAGTACCGACGGTCATGTCCCAGCCGGTCCTCGACGTAGAGGATCGACTCCTCGCCGGCGCCGGCCAGGGCGAGCAGCCGCTCGGTGAGCTCGCGGTTGGTCAGCTCGTTGCCCGCCCCGATGTTGTAGGTCTCGCCGGGTTCGCCGGACCGCAGGACGGCGTCGATCGCGGAGCAGTTGTCGTCCACGAACAGCCAGTCCCGCCTGTTGAGGCCGTCTCCGTACAGGGGTACCTGCTTCCCGTCGAGGAGGTTGGTGACGAACAGAGGGATGACCTTCTCCGGGTACTGCCAGGGTCCGTAGTTGTTCGACGAGCGGGTGATGACCACGGGCAGCTCGTAAGTCGAGAAGTACGACCGGGCGATGAGGTCCGAACCGGCCTTCGACGCGCTGTACGGCGAACGGGGGTCGAGCGGGTCGCTCTCCAGGCTGTGGCCCTCAGGTACCGAGCCGTAGACCTCGTCGGTCGACACGTGAATGACGCGAGATGTGCCGGCGTTCCGGCAGGCGTACATGACCGCGTTCGTCCCCACGCAGTTGGTGACCACGAAATCCTCGGGCCCGGTGATCGACCGGTCCACGTGGCTCTCGGCGGCGAAGTGGAGGACGGCGTCGTGGCCCTCGACGGACCGGGTGAGTGACTCGAGGTCGCAGATGTTGGCGTGGACGAAGCTGAACCGGTCGCCGTAGTCCCGTTCGACGTCGGCCAGGGTGCTCCGGTTGCCGGCGTAGGTGAGCGCGTCGTAGACCGTGACCTGGTCGTCCGTGTGCGCGAGAACCCACCGGACGTAGTTCGACCCGATGAACCCGGCGCCGCCGGTGACCAGTAATTTCACCCCACGAGGATAACCGGAGGGCCGCCGGCGCCCCCGGGCGGGCGCTGCGGTGGAGCCCCGCCCGCCTCGCTGATGCGTGCTCGATGTTCCGCCGGCACTCCGTCTGGGCTTTCTGGGCGTAACTCTTGCGTTCGGGTGTGAAAACTGCGCAGATGATGCCGATTTCTACGCCCAAACGTGTCTTCACCGACCCAGACCGACTTCGAGACGCGCCTTCGAGACGGGCCTTCGAGACGGGCCTTCGAGACGGGACGGCGTCAGGCCGGCTTCGTGTTAGGCCGGCTTCGTGTCAGGCCGGCTTCGTGTCAGGCCGGCGAGTCGGGCCCGACTCAGTACAGGTCGATCGTCCCGTGGTCGCCGACCATAAGCCTGGTCGCCTTGGGGCGGCGGTCGCTCCGGGTCACCTCGACGTGATGGCCGAGCAGTGAGTCCTCGATCCGCCCCGCCCCGAGGACCTGACAGTCGTCGAGGATCACCGAGTGCTCCACTTCGCTGCGGTCGATGATGCACCGCCGGCCGATCGCGGTGAAGGGTCCTAGGAAGCTGTCCTGGATGGTCGTGCCGGCGCCGATGATGACCGGGCCGCGAACCCGGCTCCGGACAACAACCGCCCCTTTTTCGACCACGACCCTCCCATCCAACTCGGACGCCGGGTCGACCTCCCCCTCCACCCTCCGCTCGATCGTTTCGAGGATCAACCGGTTCGCTTCGAGCAGCGGGGTGAGCTTCCCTGTATCGATCCACCATCCCTGGAGGACTTCGGCACGAACGCGGTGTCCGTTGTCGACGAGCCACTGGATGGCGTCGGTGATCTCGAGCTCGCCACGATCCGAGGGGCGAATCGATGCGACCGCGTCGTGGATCGTCGGGTCGAAGAGGTACACGCCGACCAGAGCGAGATTGGAAGGCGGGTCTTCGGGCTTCTCGAGCAGGCGGACGACCGCCCCGTCGTCGCGGAGCTCGGCAACCCCGAACCGGTGAGGGTCGGGCACCTCTTTCAACAGGATCTGGGCTCGGGGAACTTCACCGGGGCCGTCGAGAGTCGGCGACAAGGCTCGCCGGCGGTCATCCTCGAAGTTGTCGACGAAGTCCTTGAGGCTCTGCTTGAGGAGGTTGTCTCCGAGGTACATCACGAAGTCGTCCTCGGCGAGGAACTCCCGGGCGATCAAGACCGCGTGGGCGAGGCCGAGCGGCGCCTCCTGCGGCAAGTAGGTGACCGACACTCCCCACGAGGACCCGTCCCCGACGGCGGCCCGAACCTCGGCTGCGGTGTCGCCGACGACGATCCCGACCTCCTTGATCCCGGCGTCGGCGATCTCCTCCAGGCCGTAGAACAGGATCGGCTTGTTGGCGACCGGGACCAGCTGCTTGGCCCGAGTGTGGGTTATGGGCCGGAGCCGCGTCCCCGCGCCACCAGCGAGGATCAGCGCCTTCACCCCAACGACGATACTGGGGCAGGGTCGTCGCCCTGGGTCACGCCGGCCTCAGGTGAACCACATCGCCGGCAGAGACGGCGACAAGCGCCGGCGCCCCTTCGCCGCCTTTGCCGCCCGGGCCGCCCGAGCCACCCCTGCCGCCCGAACCAGCCCTGCCGCCCGAACCAGCCGAACCAGCCGAACCAGCCGGCCGGACGATGAGCCTTCCCTCGTCGTCGATGCTCTCGGCGACGCCCACGAGCCGCGACCCAACCTCCTCGACCTCGACTTCTCTACCGACGGTCGAGCACTCGCTCCGGTACCGGGCAGCGACAACATCCCAGTCCCCGATCAGCCCGTCGAATTTTCGCAGCCAGGCGGCAAGGAGGTCGGGCCGCCCGACTCTGCGTCCGGCCAGCTGATCCAGCCACACCGACCCCGGCGGGCCCGAATGCACGTTCAATCCCATGCCCACGACCAGGGCGCCGGCGGTCGACTCGGCCAGTATTCCGGCCAGTTTGCGGGGCAGGCCGCCGGGTGGCAGATCGCCTTCCACACCTTCGGGCTCGATCAGGTCGTTCGGCCACTTCAATTCCGGACGGACGTCGGCGACCTCGGCGCAGGCGTCGCGGGCAGCCAGTCCCGCCGCTGCCGTGACCAGGTGCCACCGGGACAAGGGCAGATCGCTCGGGCGCAGCAGGAGCGAGACGAGAAGCGCATCACCGGGCTCCGCCTCCCACGTGCGATCGAGGCGGCCACGGCCCGCGGTCTGAAGATCGGCGGCGACGACCACCCCCTCTTGGGCACCCTCGGCCGCCATGTCCCCTACGACCCGATTCGTCGAATCGGTCACGTCGAGAAGGCGGATGTCGCCGAATCGGGTGAACGCCGCTAAGTCCGCGCGAACTCGCTCGTCGAGGAACACGGCTGACAGAATGCCTCCTCGTGCTCACAAAGGTCCTGATAGCCAACCGGGGGGAGATTGCCGTTCGGGTGATCCGCACATGCCGCGAGCTCGGTATTGCGACTGTCGCCATCTACTCCGACCTCGACCGCGAGGCACTGCATGTCCGCCTCGCCGACGAGGCGTACTCCCTCGGCGGCCAGACCGCCGCTGAGAGCTATCTGGACACCCAGAAGATCCTCGACGTCATCTCTCGCTCCGGTGCCGATGCTGTCCACCCCGGATACGGCTTCTTCTCCGAGAACGCCGACTTCGCGAGGGCCATCCAAGGGGCTGGAGTCATCTGGATCGGACCGCCCCCCGAGGCCATCGAAGTGATGGGAGACAAGATCAGCTCGCGCTTGGCGGCACAGCGGGCCGATGTCGCCGGTGTCCCCGGGACGACCGAGGTCCTGAAGTCGGCCGACGAGGTGATCGCCTTCGGCGAGGCGCACGGCTGGCCGATCGCGATCAAAGCCGCTTACGGCGGGGGCGGCCGAGGCATGAGGGTCGTGCGTCAGGCGTCCGAAGCCGCCGACGCGCTCGAATCGGCACAGAGAGAGGCCGAGAAGGCCTTCGGGCGGCCGGAGAGTTACCTCGAGCGCTACCTGACCTGGCCGCGACACGTCGAGGTGCAGGTGTTCCTCGACAGCAAGGGCAACGCGGTGTACCTCGGCACCCGTGACTGCTCGGCTCAGCGGCGCCATCAGAAGCTCATCGAGGAGGCGCCGGCGCCGGCGATACCCGAGGCGACGCTTGCGGCGATGGGAGAGGCGGCGGTCAAGGTCGCCAAAGCATGCGGGTACGTGAACGCCGGGACCGTCGAGTTCATCTACCAGGACGGCGACTTCTACTTCCTCGAGATGAACACCCGGCTCCAGGTCGAGCACCCCGCGACAGAGGCGGTCACTCGCATGGACCTGGTCGCCCTCCAGATCCGGATCGCGAACGGCGAGCCCCTCGGATTCGCGCAGAAGGACGTTCGATTGAACGGGCACGCGATCGAGGTTCGGATAAACGCTGAGGATCCGGCGGGCGGACGTTTTCTGCCATCTCCCGGCAAGATCACCCGCTTCCGCAGTGCCAACGGCTTCGGCGTCAGGACCGACGCTGGCTACGAGGAAGGCGACACCGTCAGCCAGTTCTACGACAACCTCATCGGCAAGCTCATCGTGTGGGGAACCGATCGCGAGGACGCCCGCCGGCGGACCCTTCGGGCTCTCCGGGAGATGGAGATTCAAGGACCGGCGACGACGATCCCGGCAGACATCGCGATCCTCGAGCATCCGGACTTCGTCAAAGTCGAGCACTCCACCAACTGGGTCGAGCAAAAGCTCGATCTCTCCGGTGTGTCCGCGCAACCTGCTCAACCCGCGCCGACCGAAGAAGGCGAGCCGGCCCGCGTCCAGCGCGACGTCGACGTGGAGGTCGACGGAAAACGCTTCCAGGTGAAGCTGTGGGTCCCGGACGTCGGCCCGGTTTTGGCCGGAGGTGCTTCGGCCGGCGCGGCTGCACGGGCTCCCCGCGCTCCGAGGGCCGGAGGGGGCCACGGGCACGGTGGCTCCGGCGGCAGCGGGCAAGTGACCGTCCCCATGCAGGGAACCATCGTCAAGGTCCTGGTTCAGGTGGGCGACGAGGTCGAAGTCGGTCAGGCCGTAACCGTCCTCGAAGCCATGAAGATGGAGAACAACATCACGGCCGAGGCGTCGGGCACCGTCAAGGAGATCAAGGTCAAGCCCGGTGATGCGGTCGGCGCCGGCGACGTCGTCGTCGTTATCGAATGAATCCTGTTACTTCAACACGTTGACCGCGCGAGCGATCACGAACGCGACCGTCAGCAGCGCGACCGCCGACTGAACCAACATAAGCATCTTCGCCCAGCGCGACAACGGCATCGTGTCGGTTGGGCTGAATGCTGTCGCGTTCGTGAAGGAGACGTACAGGTAGTCGATGAAGTTCGGCTTCCACTCGGGCGGCGCGAGGCTCGGCTGAGTCATCTGCGGGAACAAGAAGTCGGGGTACTGGCGGGTCCCGTGCGCGCGAAGAACGGGGCCACCACGATCCCACTCCCAGTACCAGAGCGCGAAAACGATGATGTTGGTGATGTAGACGCTCGCGCCTCGAGATATCAGAACGGACGCGCTGTCTCCCTCCTTGCCGTTGATCAAACCGTCGATGAGCCTTGCGGTTGCCCACGCGTTCGCGAGGGAGATGAGAGCGATCAGCGCGACGCTCGCTGCCCTCACCGCGTCCGACGTTCGGTTCAGCCTTCGAGGGTTGTACGTGGTGAGTCCGATGAACAGCAGCCCCTCGAGAGTCGGCAGCAGCCACCCCGGGCCGATCACGAGTCGTGAAGGCAGAACCAGCTGGAGCGCAATGGCGACAGCTATCGCAGCCGCGATCGGCAGGCGATGCTCCCCTTCGGTCGCTCGACGCCACGCGGGCACCAGGCCCTGCTCGACCGCCTTGGTCACACCGATGACCTCCGGGGCGGTCTCTTGCTCGATGCGCTTGAGGTGCTCCTGCAGACTCTCGACGAGCCGGTGCAGAGAATCCTCAGGAGAGACCGGGTCTACTGGCATCCCGTCACCCCGCTCAACCTACTTGTTCGGCCTGCGAGTTGCGTTGTCCCTCCGAGTTGCGGTGTCACAGCCATGGGTGTTGCCTCGTCAGAGAGGTTGAAAACGAGAACTCAGGAGCTGCCCACCATGGCAATCATTCCCCTCGTCGAGCAACCGAAAGGACTCATATCGCGTTTCGCCGCAGCGTACGGCCGGCGCCGGTTCGGTAGGGACGTCGAGCCGCTGCAGGCGGGCTTGCACCACTCGGGCGTTTTGGTCGCCGCCGGCCTGATCGAGACCGCGGCAGAGAAGGGTTGGAAGAAGCTCGACCCGCACCTGGCGCTGCTCGCGATCCAGGCATCCTCCGGCGCCATCGGCTGCACCTGGTGCACCGACTTCGGCTACTACGAGAGCCTCCAGAAAGGGCAGGACCCGGAGAAGGTTCGGGACGTACCCGTGTGGCGCGACAGCAGTGTCTATTCGGAAAAAGAAAGGGTCGTCCTGGAGTACGCCGAAGCCGCTTCAGCCACGCCGGTCGTGATCAGCGACGATCTGGCCGCGCGCCTGCACGACCACTTCAGCGACGAGGAGATCGTTGAGTTGGCGGCGTGGGTGGCTCTCGAGAACTATCGCAGCCGCTTCAACGCAGGTCTCGGTCTGCGAAGCCAGGGCTTCTCGGACAGCTGCATCGTGCCGGCGAGCGCGTGACCGAAACCACCGCCTCGGAAGATCTGTTCACGAAGGAGCGTGCGCGCCTTCTGGGCCTGGCCTACCGGGTCCTCGGGAGCCTGGTCGACGCGGAGGACGTGGTCCAAGAGGCATGGATCCGCTGGTCGGCCGCCGACCGAGAGGTAATCGAACGGCCGTCTGCGTGGCTGACGACGGTCACTACCCGCATAGCGCTCGACCGCCTGAAGTCGGCGCACCGGCGTCGGGAGAAGTACGTCGGCCCGTGGCTCCCCGAGCCGATAGTGACGGCGCCGGGGCCGGAGGAGGCGGCCGAGGCGGCCGAGACGCTCACTCTCGGGTTCCTCGCCATGTTGGAACAACTCGATCCGGTGTCGAGGGTGGTCTTTCTTCTGACCGACGTGTTCGGTTACTCGTCGACCGAGGTTTCCGAGGCCGTCGGAAAGAGTCCGGCGGCGTGCCGGCAGATCGCAACCCGCGCGCGTAAGAAGTTGCAGCGGGCCAGGCCGCACCGACCGACCGCTGCGGACCGCTCGGTCATCGATCGTCTCCTTGCCGCTATCTCGACCGGCGACGCAGAAGCCGCTATGGCCCTGATGTCCGAGGACGTCGTGCTCGTCACCGACGGTGGGCCGAAGAGGCACGCCGCTCGCCGGCCGGTAACCGGTCCGTACCGGGTCAACCGTTTCCTCGCCAGCATCTCCAGGCGGATCTCGCCCGACGTGACTTTCGCGCCGGCGACGGTCAACGCCGCTCTGGGCGTCCTGATGCGCGACCCCGCCGGACAACAGGACGCCGCGATGGCGTTCGACATCACCGACGGCGTCATCTCGGCAATCTGGGTTGTAACCAATCCTGACAAGCTGACTCGCATCGATACCCCTACCTCTCTCTGTTGATCCCCTGATCCGCAGCGGGTCCCAGGCACGCCCACCTGTCGTGATCGGCCTCTAGGTAAATAACCTGGTGGGCATGGCCCCCCCGGACGAGCGCCGCACCGACTCAGGCATAGACATCCGCCCCTATTACACGGACGAGGACCTTGCCGGTTGGGACCCCAACCGCGAGCTCGGCCAGCCGGGGTCGTTCCCGTACACGCGCGGTATCTACCCGACGATGTACCGGGGCAGGCCCTGGACCATCCGCCAGTACTCGGGATTCGGGAACGCAGAGTCGACCAACGAGCGCTGGCGGCTGCTCCTCGCCGCGGGTGGCACCGGCCTGTCATGTGCGTTCGACCTCCCGACCCAGATGGGGTACGACTCCGATCACGTCCGCGCCGAAGGCGAGGTCGGCAAGGTCGGCGTGGCGATCGACTCGATCGACGACATGCGGATCCTGTTGAGCGGCCTCCCCCTCGACCAGGTCACCACTTCGATGACGATCAACGCCACGGCGGCGATCCTTCTTCTCCTCTACGAGCTCGTGGCCGAGGAGCAGGGGGTGCCGGCGGCGAAGCTCGGCGGCACCATCCAGAACGATGTGCTGAAGGAGTACGTCGCCCGGGGCACCTACATCTATCCTCCGCGCCAGTCGATGCGGCTGATCACCGACATCTTCGCCTACTGCCGGGAGAACCTCCCCAGCTGGAACACCATCTCGATCTCCGGCTACCACATCCGCGAGGCGGGTTCGACCGCGGTCCAGGAGATCGCATTCACCATCGCCAACGGGATCGCCTACGTGCAGGCCGCGATCGACGCCGGCCTGCCGGTGGACGAGTTCGCGCCGAGGCTGAGCTTTTTCTGGAATGCCCATAACAACTTCTTCGAAGAGGTGGCCAAGTTCCGTGCCGCCCGCAGAATGTGGGCCAAGATCATGACGGAGCGTTTCGGCGCCAAGGACGAGAAGAGCAAGCTGTTGCGCTTCCACACCCAAACCGGGGGATCGACGCTGACCGCGCAGCAGCCGGAGAACAACATCGCCCGGGTCACCCTCCAGAGCCTCGCCGCGGTCCTGGGCGGGACGCAGAGCCTGCACGCGAACGGGTTCGACGAAGCGCTCGGGCTTCCGACTGCGAGGGCCGCGCGCATCGCTCTTCGGACGCAGCAGATCGTGGCGAACGAGTCGGGAGTCGTCGACACCGCCGATCCCCTCGCCGGGTCCTACTTCGTCGAGTCCTTGACCGACGCCGTGGAGGCGAGGGCCTGGGAGTACCTCGAGAAGATCGACGGAATGGGCGGAGCCGTCGCGGCGATCGAGGCCGCCTATATGCAGGACGAGATCGAGCAGGCCGCGTACGCATACGCGAAGGCCGTCGACACGGTCGAGAAGGTGATCGTCGGCGTCAACAAGTTCGCCGAGGAGGAGCCCGAGCTGACCGAGGTGTTCCCTATCGATCCAGCGCTGGAACGCAGTCAGGTCGAGCGAGTGAGGAGAACCCGGGCAGAGCGCGACCAGGCAGCGGTTGATGCCGCGCTGAAGGAGTTGGACCGGGCCGGGCGCGGAACACAGAACCTGCTTCCCCCGATGAAAGAGGCGCTTCGGCGCCGGGCAACGCTGGGCGAGGTGAGCGACGTGCTGCGGGGAGTTTTCGGCGTTTACCAGCCGAGCAGGTAGGAGAACATGCCGGTCCGTTTCGTAATCATCGGTGGGGGCCCGGGCGGCAACACGGCCGCGACGTACGCGGCGCGCCTCGGAGCAGAAGTGACCCTGATCGAGCGAGACGTCGTCGGAGGCGCGGCCCACCTGTGGGACTGCATTCCCTCCAAGACGATGATCGCCACCGGTGGCGCCATGAGCTTCACCAGGAGGGTGGAGGGCATGGGTCTCGCCCACCAGGACCCGATGCTCGACCTGGTAGCGCAACGCAAGAGGATCGACAGCATCGAGGCCCACCTGCGCGACCAGGTGACGACGCTTCTGGACAGTCAGGGCGTCCGGATCATCCGGGGGAGCGGCCGGATGAAAGGCCCCCACGAGGTCTTCGC
This region includes:
- a CDS encoding UDP-glucose/GDP-mannose dehydrogenase family protein; its protein translation is MSPARIAVVGTGYVGLTTAVCLAHLGHRVIASDIDPRKVDMLSNSLPTILEEGLPELLAEGVGSGRLSFTTDTTQAADGADFVFLCVPTPQGADGSADLSFVQDAAKAIAPRLKPGAVVVTKSTVPVGSVGVVVAALNRPDTAVVSNPEFLREGRAVHDWLNPDRVVIGSDDRAAAERVATLYEPLAAPILITDAASSETIKYACNAFLAAKVSFVNAIANLCGAVGADAVDVIRGMSYDRRIGADHLSPGPGWGGSCFPKDTNALIRIAEDHGYDFGLLKEAIAANDEQFLRVANKVEEAAGGDLQGSTVAVWGLTFKAATDDLRESPALSVLRHVAAKGASIRAYDPTLPDPDNPSLKSLRIDVTDDPYSACEGARVLVVLTEWPEFKDMDLRKVAAAMTTPAIVDARNVIEPHDARAAGCSYAGMGRS
- the rfbD gene encoding dTDP-4-dehydrorhamnose reductase, with the protein product MRILVTGAGGQLGTELVRLLGSQRHHEVIAATHQMIDVGDRDQVLSAVTTVDPQLVIHAAAWTAVDACESDPDRAWRVNALGCRHVAEAAALTGAHLVAVSTDYVFDGTSPAPYTEWDRTNPISMYGRSKLGGEQEIQGLLPGATIVRTSWVVGANGSNMLKTVLRLAASSEAPLRFVDDQRGCPTFTEDLATMLARLGVAKLPGIFHVTNQGPTTWFGFARDVIRAAGLEASRVEPIRTDQLDPPRPARRPPNSVLDNTALRSSGIPLLPDYREPLERTVKALVAS
- the rfbB gene encoding dTDP-glucose 4,6-dehydratase gives rise to the protein MKLLVTGGAGFIGSNYVRWVLAHTDDQVTVYDALTYAGNRSTLADVERDYGDRFSFVHANICDLESLTRSVEGHDAVLHFAAESHVDRSITGPEDFVVTNCVGTNAVMYACRNAGTSRVIHVSTDEVYGSVPEGHSLESDPLDPRSPYSASKAGSDLIARSYFSTYELPVVITRSSNNYGPWQYPEKVIPLFVTNLLDGKQVPLYGDGLNRRDWLFVDDNCSAIDAVLRSGEPGETYNIGAGNELTNRELTERLLALAGAGEESILYVEDRLGHDRRYSVDITKVQGLGWEPSRKLDDALEETFAWYRDNRWWWEPLKAAGAPVGSRA
- a CDS encoding glucose-1-phosphate thymidylyltransferase produces the protein MKALILAGGAGTRLRPITHTRAKQLVPVANKPILFYGLEEIADAGIKEVGIVVGDTAAEVRAAVGDGSSWGVSVTYLPQEAPLGLAHAVLIAREFLAEDDFVMYLGDNLLKQSLKDFVDNFEDDRRRALSPTLDGPGEVPRAQILLKEVPDPHRFGVAELRDDGAVVRLLEKPEDPPSNLALVGVYLFDPTIHDAVASIRPSDRGELEITDAIQWLVDNGHRVRAEVLQGWWIDTGKLTPLLEANRLILETIERRVEGEVDPASELDGRVVVEKGAVVVRSRVRGPVIIGAGTTIQDSFLGPFTAIGRRCIIDRSEVEHSVILDDCQVLGAGRIEDSLLGHHVEVTRSDRRPKATRLMVGDHGTIDLY
- a CDS encoding biotin--[acetyl-CoA-carboxylase] ligase: MFLDERVRADLAAFTRFGDIRLLDVTDSTNRVVGDMAAEGAQEGVVVAADLQTAGRGRLDRTWEAEPGDALLVSLLLRPSDLPLSRWHLVTAAAGLAARDACAEVADVRPELKWPNDLIEPEGVEGDLPPGGLPRKLAGILAESTAGALVVGMGLNVHSGPPGSVWLDQLAGRRVGRPDLLAAWLRKFDGLIGDWDVVAARYRSECSTVGREVEVEEVGSRLVGVAESIDDEGRLIVRPAGSAGSAGSGGRAGSGGRGGSGGPGGKGGEGAPALVAVSAGDVVHLRPA
- a CDS encoding biotin carboxylase N-terminal domain-containing protein, whose translation is MLTKVLIANRGEIAVRVIRTCRELGIATVAIYSDLDREALHVRLADEAYSLGGQTAAESYLDTQKILDVISRSGADAVHPGYGFFSENADFARAIQGAGVIWIGPPPEAIEVMGDKISSRLAAQRADVAGVPGTTEVLKSADEVIAFGEAHGWPIAIKAAYGGGGRGMRVVRQASEAADALESAQREAEKAFGRPESYLERYLTWPRHVEVQVFLDSKGNAVYLGTRDCSAQRRHQKLIEEAPAPAIPEATLAAMGEAAVKVAKACGYVNAGTVEFIYQDGDFYFLEMNTRLQVEHPATEAVTRMDLVALQIRIANGEPLGFAQKDVRLNGHAIEVRINAEDPAGGRFLPSPGKITRFRSANGFGVRTDAGYEEGDTVSQFYDNLIGKLIVWGTDREDARRRTLRALREMEIQGPATTIPADIAILEHPDFVKVEHSTNWVEQKLDLSGVSAQPAQPAPTEEGEPARVQRDVDVEVDGKRFQVKLWVPDVGPVLAGGASAGAAARAPRAPRAGGGHGHGGSGGSGQVTVPMQGTIVKVLVQVGDEVEVGQAVTVLEAMKMENNITAEASGTVKEIKVKPGDAVGAGDVVVVIE
- a CDS encoding carboxymuconolactone decarboxylase family protein, which produces MAIIPLVEQPKGLISRFAAAYGRRRFGRDVEPLQAGLHHSGVLVAAGLIETAAEKGWKKLDPHLALLAIQASSGAIGCTWCTDFGYYESLQKGQDPEKVRDVPVWRDSSVYSEKERVVLEYAEAASATPVVISDDLAARLHDHFSDEEIVELAAWVALENYRSRFNAGLGLRSQGFSDSCIVPASA
- the sigJ gene encoding RNA polymerase sigma factor SigJ: MTETTASEDLFTKERARLLGLAYRVLGSLVDAEDVVQEAWIRWSAADREVIERPSAWLTTVTTRIALDRLKSAHRRREKYVGPWLPEPIVTAPGPEEAAEAAETLTLGFLAMLEQLDPVSRVVFLLTDVFGYSSTEVSEAVGKSPAACRQIATRARKKLQRARPHRPTAADRSVIDRLLAAISTGDAEAAMALMSEDVVLVTDGGPKRHAARRPVTGPYRVNRFLASISRRISPDVTFAPATVNAALGVLMRDPAGQQDAAMAFDITDGVISAIWVVTNPDKLTRIDTPTSLC
- a CDS encoding methylmalonyl-CoA mutase family protein, translated to MAPPDERRTDSGIDIRPYYTDEDLAGWDPNRELGQPGSFPYTRGIYPTMYRGRPWTIRQYSGFGNAESTNERWRLLLAAGGTGLSCAFDLPTQMGYDSDHVRAEGEVGKVGVAIDSIDDMRILLSGLPLDQVTTSMTINATAAILLLLYELVAEEQGVPAAKLGGTIQNDVLKEYVARGTYIYPPRQSMRLITDIFAYCRENLPSWNTISISGYHIREAGSTAVQEIAFTIANGIAYVQAAIDAGLPVDEFAPRLSFFWNAHNNFFEEVAKFRAARRMWAKIMTERFGAKDEKSKLLRFHTQTGGSTLTAQQPENNIARVTLQSLAAVLGGTQSLHANGFDEALGLPTARAARIALRTQQIVANESGVVDTADPLAGSYFVESLTDAVEARAWEYLEKIDGMGGAVAAIEAAYMQDEIEQAAYAYAKAVDTVEKVIVGVNKFAEEEPELTEVFPIDPALERSQVERVRRTRAERDQAAVDAALKELDRAGRGTQNLLPPMKEALRRRATLGEVSDVLRGVFGVYQPSR